Within Amycolatopsis sp. FDAARGOS 1241, the genomic segment CGCCGATCAGCATCGCCTCGCCGCCCACCACGATGGCCGACGGCGAAGGCCAGCCGTCGAGCAGTTTGGCGGCGGCACGCGCGGCGCCGCCCGGTGAGGACATGCCGCCGGCGACGAGTTCGGAGTTGTAGCGCAGGCCGGCGCGGTCCAGCCCGAGCCGGTAGCCGAGGGTGCGCTCCTCGCTCACCGCGGAGTCCGGCGCGCCCGTGATCATGGCGATGCGGCGGTGGCGGCGCGCCGCGAGGTGTTCGACCAGCGACGACACCGCCTGGATGTTCTCGGAACCCACCTGGTCGACGTCGTTGCGCCCGGCGATGCGGTCGACCAGCACCGTGGGCACGCCCATGCGCACCAGGCCGTTGATCACCGCGTCGTCGCCCGGAGCGGGCACGAGCAGTACGCCGTCGACGCGGTCGGCTCGCAACGCACGCACCACGGCCGCTTCTTCGCTCACGGAATCACGGGTGTCGGCGAGCATCAAGTCGCAGCCGGCGCGAGCGGCGGCGCCGCGGATCGCGCGCAGGAGGTCGCCCGTGTACGGGTTCGCGTGCATGCCCAGGGCAACACCGAACCGGTGGGTGACCGGCGTGTCCCAAACCGGGATCTCCGGCGCCAGAGCGGTCATGTCCCGTGCCCTCGTCGTCGTGCTTACCCAACGGTAACCGCTGGGTGGGTCTCGCCGAGGTGCGCGAGCGCTGATCAGCTCCAAGAATCACGCGTGTGAGTGAACGTCAGGCCGCGCCGGAGCAGCCGCACGACTCTCGGTGGCACAACGTGGGCGGCAGCCGCACGGTCTCGGCCGCGCGCGACGGGTCGGCGATCCGCGCCAGCAGCAGCCGCACGGCCTGGCGGCCGATCTCCTCGATCGGCTGCGCCATCGTCGTCAGCGGCGGGTCCACGAGATCGGCCCACTCCACTTCGTCGTACACCACCACCGGCAGGTCGCGCCCGATGCGCAACCCGCGCCGGCGCGCTTCGTGCAGGACGCCGACCATCATGCTGTCGTTGGCCACTACCAGTGCCGTCGGCGGTTCGGGCAGCGCCAGCAGCGTGCTCAACGCCAGCGCCCCACCGTCGCGCCGGGAGTTCCCGCAAGCCACGAGGTCGGGCGACCACGCGAGCCCCGAGCGGCCCAGCCCCAGCCGGTAGCCGAGCACGCGCTCCTCACTGGTCGTGAGCCCCGGCGCGCCGGAGATCATGCCGATCCGCCGGTGCCCC encodes:
- a CDS encoding LacI family DNA-binding transcriptional regulator codes for the protein MTALAPEIPVWDTPVTHRFGVALGMHANPYTGDLLRAIRGAAARAGCDLMLADTRDSVSEEAAVVRALRADRVDGVLLVPAPGDDAVINGLVRMGVPTVLVDRIAGRNDVDQVGSENIQAVSSLVEHLAARRHRRIAMITGAPDSAVSEERTLGYRLGLDRAGLRYNSELVAGGMSSPGGAARAAAKLLDGWPSPSAIVVGGEAMLIGVQWEAHRRGIRIGSELALVGFGDMAWARTVSPAATTMAQPIAEIGRRAVQLLMARVQEPDRRPEAVRLAPRFMHGASCGC